A single window of Trichocoleus sp. DNA harbors:
- the glgA gene encoding glycogen synthase GlgA — protein sequence MRILFVAAEAAPIAKVGGMGDVVGALPKVLRKMGHDVRVIMPYYGFVSDKIKVPKQPVWKGTAMFQEFQIYESTLPQSDVPLYLFGHPSFSPRRVYYGEDEDWRFTLFANGATEFIWKYWKPDVVHCHDWHTGMIPVWLHETPDIKTVYTIHNLAYQGPWRWRLEQITWCPWYMQGHNTMAAAVQFADVVTTVSPTYAEQIRTPAYGEQLEGLLSFISGKLVGILNGIDRDLFNPETDRRIQENFTAETLDQRVENKIALQEELGLEVNSQAFLVGMVSRLVEQKGLDLIIQIMDRFISYTDAQFVVLGTGDRYYETQLWQLASRYPGRVSAYLLHNDTLARRIYAGTDAFLMPSRFEPCGISQLISLRYGSVPIVRRTGGLVDTVTHNNPMEGTGTGYCFDRYEPLDLFTCMIRAYEAYQFKDQWRELQKRGMAQDFGWDKSAIEYIRLYQRLLGLPENSETTAEKTTSTYGAVVDELPEDMQPELVS from the coding sequence ATGCGGATTTTGTTTGTTGCAGCGGAAGCGGCTCCTATTGCCAAGGTTGGGGGCATGGGGGATGTCGTTGGTGCGCTCCCCAAAGTCTTACGAAAAATGGGTCATGATGTGCGGGTAATCATGCCTTATTACGGTTTTGTTTCGGATAAAATTAAAGTCCCGAAGCAACCAGTCTGGAAGGGAACAGCGATGTTCCAAGAGTTTCAGATATATGAATCAACGCTGCCCCAGTCTGATGTTCCCCTTTATCTATTTGGGCATCCTTCATTTTCGCCGCGTCGAGTTTATTACGGAGAAGATGAAGACTGGCGGTTCACGCTGTTTGCGAATGGCGCAACTGAATTTATTTGGAAATACTGGAAGCCGGACGTTGTCCACTGCCATGACTGGCATACCGGGATGATTCCGGTCTGGCTACACGAAACACCGGACATTAAAACGGTTTACACCATTCATAACCTGGCATATCAGGGTCCCTGGCGCTGGCGATTGGAGCAAATTACCTGGTGTCCCTGGTACATGCAAGGGCACAACACAATGGCTGCCGCTGTGCAGTTTGCTGATGTTGTGACAACGGTTTCACCGACCTATGCCGAGCAAATTAGAACGCCTGCCTATGGAGAGCAGCTAGAAGGGCTGTTGTCTTTTATTAGCGGCAAGCTAGTTGGCATTCTCAACGGTATCGATCGCGATTTGTTTAATCCCGAAACCGATCGTCGCATTCAAGAAAACTTTACTGCCGAGACGCTTGATCAGCGAGTTGAGAACAAGATTGCCCTTCAGGAAGAACTGGGCTTAGAAGTGAATTCTCAAGCCTTCCTGGTGGGGATGGTGTCGCGTTTAGTAGAGCAAAAGGGACTGGATCTGATCATTCAGATCATGGATCGCTTTATTTCTTACACCGATGCTCAATTTGTGGTGCTGGGAACGGGCGATCGATACTATGAAACGCAACTCTGGCAGCTTGCCTCTCGCTATCCGGGAAGAGTTTCTGCCTATCTGTTGCACAATGACACCCTGGCACGCCGAATCTATGCCGGAACAGATGCCTTCTTGATGCCTTCTCGGTTTGAGCCTTGCGGTATTAGCCAGTTGATTTCACTCCGCTATGGTTCTGTGCCGATTGTTCGTCGCACGGGTGGCTTAGTGGATACGGTAACCCACAACAACCCAATGGAAGGAACCGGAACAGGGTACTGCTTCGATCGCTACGAGCCGCTAGATTTGTTTACTTGTATGATTCGGGCTTATGAAGCCTATCAGTTCAAGGATCAGTGGCGCGAACTCCAGAAGCGAGGCATGGCGCAAGATTTTGGCTGGGACAAATCGGCGATCGAGTACATCCGTCTGTATCAACGGCTGCTAGGATTGCCAGAGAACAGTGAAACGACTGCGGAGAAAACAACCTCAACTTATGGCGCAGTAGTAGACGAACTGCCCGAAGATATGCAGCCGGAACTGGTATCTTAG
- a CDS encoding phage holin family protein: protein MVGFLIVCLVNAVSLWLISKLPLGVEIDSAWKALISGLVIGLLNIFVRPLITILGIPVIILTLGLFYLLIPVIIFGLAAWLIEGFRLRNGILSAILGAIALGLINSILFWLLNTTGLVAI from the coding sequence ATGGTCGGTTTTTTAATCGTTTGTCTTGTTAATGCAGTCAGCTTATGGCTGATTTCCAAACTACCGCTTGGAGTGGAAATTGATAGTGCCTGGAAAGCACTAATTTCAGGGCTTGTAATTGGGCTGCTCAATATCTTTGTGAGGCCTCTTATTACAATATTGGGTATTCCGGTGATTATCCTAACTTTAGGGCTGTTCTACTTGCTGATCCCGGTCATTATTTTCGGATTGGCTGCCTGGCTGATTGAAGGCTTCCGGCTCCGCAACGGCATCTTGAGTGCAATTTTAGGCGCGATTGCCCTTGGATTAATCAACAGCATTTTGTTTTGGCTGCTGAATACAACTGGGTTAGTTGCGATTTAG
- a CDS encoding leucyl aminopeptidase: MELRGIDTSRLEWSGDCLVIGLFEDAIDLSGDLAELDQKLSGTLSELIAEAEFKGKEGSTTVTRVGSNSPIRKVAVVGLGKAENLKLETLRRGAAAAAKLGKKEKSKTIGISFPFWNSDAAATAQAITEGIELALHQDTRFKSDAEDKGLKLEQIDLLGLAGQDAAITRARQICAGVVLARELVAAPANVVTPPVMAETAEAIAHEYGMEIQILEQEECEKLGMGAFLGVAKASDLPPKFIHITYRPEGTPRKRVAIIGKGLTFDSGGLNIKPAGSGIEMMKTDMGGAAATLGAAKAIGLIKPDVEVHFISAVTENMISGRAMHPGDILTASNGKTIEVNNTDAEGRLTLADALVYTDKLGLDAMIDLATLTGACVIALGEDIAGLWTSDEAIANQLSQASEQSGEKIWRMPMEDKYFDGLKSVVADMKNTGPRPGGAITAALFLKQFVTETPWAHIDVAGPVWTDKENGYNNAGATGFPVRTLVNWVTG, from the coding sequence ATGGAGCTTCGAGGAATTGACACATCACGGCTGGAGTGGTCAGGCGATTGTTTGGTCATTGGACTGTTTGAGGACGCGATCGACCTGTCTGGCGATTTAGCAGAACTCGATCAAAAGCTATCGGGTACGCTGTCTGAATTGATTGCTGAAGCAGAATTTAAAGGAAAAGAAGGCAGTACGACAGTAACGCGCGTGGGCAGCAATAGCCCGATTCGGAAAGTGGCGGTTGTCGGTTTGGGCAAGGCAGAAAACCTGAAGCTGGAAACCTTGCGACGAGGAGCAGCAGCGGCGGCAAAGCTGGGCAAAAAGGAAAAGAGCAAGACGATCGGCATTAGTTTTCCTTTCTGGAATAGTGATGCTGCGGCGACGGCTCAAGCAATCACTGAAGGAATTGAACTGGCACTGCATCAGGATACGCGCTTCAAATCGGATGCTGAAGACAAAGGGCTGAAACTGGAACAAATCGACTTGCTGGGCTTGGCGGGTCAAGACGCTGCCATTACTCGCGCTCGTCAGATCTGTGCGGGGGTTGTGCTGGCACGCGAACTGGTTGCGGCTCCGGCGAATGTTGTAACGCCACCCGTGATGGCAGAAACCGCAGAAGCGATCGCTCACGAATACGGCATGGAGATCCAGATTCTAGAGCAGGAAGAATGCGAAAAGCTCGGCATGGGTGCGTTTCTGGGCGTTGCCAAAGCTTCTGATCTGCCGCCCAAATTCATCCACATTACCTACCGACCCGAAGGCACCCCCCGGAAGCGAGTTGCCATCATCGGCAAAGGGCTGACCTTTGACAGCGGGGGACTGAATATCAAACCCGCAGGCAGCGGCATCGAAATGATGAAAACTGATATGGGTGGTGCAGCCGCAACGCTAGGAGCAGCAAAAGCGATCGGCTTGATCAAGCCTGACGTTGAGGTTCACTTTATCAGTGCTGTAACCGAAAACATGATCAGCGGTCGCGCGATGCACCCAGGCGATATCCTGACGGCTTCCAACGGCAAGACGATCGAGGTCAACAATACTGATGCAGAAGGGCGGCTTACCCTCGCCGATGCGCTGGTCTATACCGATAAGCTTGGTCTGGATGCAATGATCGATCTGGCAACGCTGACGGGAGCCTGCGTGATTGCTTTAGGGGAAGATATTGCCGGGCTCTGGACAAGTGATGAAGCAATCGCCAATCAGCTTAGCCAGGCGAGTGAACAGTCTGGTGAGAAAATCTGGCGGATGCCGATGGAAGACAAATATTTTGATGGGCTGAAGTCTGTTGTCGCAGATATGAAAAACACAGGACCTCGCCCTGGTGGTGCCATTACGGCTGCCCTCTTCCTGAAGCAATTTGTCACAGAAACTCCCTGGGCACATATTGATGTCGCCGGACCCGTCTGGACAGACAAGGAAAATGGCTACAACAATGCAGGTGCAACTGGGTTTCCAGTCCGGACGCTTGTGAATTGGGTGACGGGTTAA
- the hemC gene encoding hydroxymethylbilane synthase produces MVASPPRPIRIGSRKSQLALVQTYWVQEQLQKHFADRQFEVHTMSTQGDKILDVALSKIGDKGLFTKELEVGMLRGDIDFAVHSLKDLPTRLPEGLMLGCVSEREDPADALVVHEKNKDKQLNTLPEGAIVGTSSLRRLAQLRHHYPHLSFKDIRGNLNTRLQKLDAGEYDAIILAVAGLRRLDMADRIHEIIAPEISLHAVGQGALGIECRTEDPEVLDLIKALQHQPTADRCYAERAFLRELEGGCQVPIGVNTTIEGNTLTLTGMVASVDGKRLIKDTVTGATTDAEAIGIQLAHKLREQGATEILQQIFAEVRPEA; encoded by the coding sequence ATGGTTGCAAGTCCTCCTCGTCCCATCCGCATCGGTTCTCGCAAAAGCCAACTCGCACTTGTGCAAACCTATTGGGTGCAAGAGCAGCTGCAAAAGCACTTTGCCGATCGCCAGTTTGAAGTCCATACCATGAGCACTCAGGGCGACAAAATTCTCGATGTCGCACTTTCCAAAATTGGTGATAAAGGACTCTTCACCAAAGAATTAGAAGTCGGGATGCTGCGAGGAGACATCGACTTTGCAGTGCATTCGCTCAAAGATCTACCGACTCGTTTACCCGAAGGACTCATGCTTGGCTGCGTCAGTGAACGCGAAGATCCAGCCGATGCTTTAGTCGTCCATGAAAAGAATAAAGACAAGCAGCTCAATACCCTACCAGAAGGGGCGATCGTTGGTACTTCTTCTCTGCGCCGTTTGGCTCAGTTGCGCCACCACTATCCTCACCTCAGCTTCAAAGATATTCGCGGCAACCTGAATACGCGCCTGCAAAAGCTGGATGCGGGTGAATATGATGCCATCATCCTGGCTGTTGCTGGACTGCGCCGCCTCGATATGGCTGATCGGATTCATGAAATCATTGCTCCTGAAATCTCGCTTCACGCGGTCGGGCAGGGGGCGCTGGGGATTGAATGCCGTACTGAAGATCCAGAAGTACTCGATCTGATCAAAGCACTGCAACATCAACCCACTGCCGATCGCTGCTATGCCGAACGAGCTTTCTTGCGCGAACTGGAAGGCGGTTGCCAAGTGCCAATCGGTGTGAACACTACGATCGAAGGCAACACACTGACCCTCACAGGTATGGTCGCTAGTGTTGACGGCAAACGCCTGATCAAAGACACGGTGACCGGAGCAACTACTGACGCAGAAGCGATCGGGATTCAGCTTGCTCACAAACTAAGAGAGCAGGGCGCAACCGAAATTTTGCAGCAGATTTTTGCAGAAGTCCGTCCAGAAGCGTAG